From Pusillibacter faecalis, one genomic window encodes:
- a CDS encoding TRAP transporter small permease, producing MKKLISFFRDGRFEELLGCLMILTVIVPVIINIVNRSVFGFYSINLEAVALLAYVWIGYAFFGYLYKKDAHVDMKFLVNMMSPSVRAVFDLLRDLLILVFSVYMVYWGVKLCASNLTRYATGTKIPLAFGYASIAFGFFTGTVRSFCAIITRMFKKKKEVPER from the coding sequence ATGAAAAAATTGATTTCGTTCTTTCGCGATGGTAGATTTGAGGAATTACTGGGTTGCCTGATGATTCTGACGGTCATCGTCCCTGTCATTATCAATATCGTAAACCGCTCCGTATTCGGATTTTATTCCATCAATCTGGAGGCAGTGGCGCTTCTCGCCTATGTTTGGATCGGTTATGCCTTCTTCGGCTATCTCTATAAAAAAGATGCGCATGTGGACATGAAGTTTCTGGTGAATATGATGTCCCCTTCTGTCCGGGCGGTCTTTGACCTGCTTCGGGATCTTCTAATTTTGGTATTTTCTGTCTATATGGTCTATTGGGGTGTCAAACTGTGTGCCTCTAATCTGACCAGATATGCAACCGGAACAAAAATTCCGTTGGCGTTTGGCTATGCGAGCATCGCATTTGGCTTTTTCACTGGGACTGTCCGTAGCTTTTGCGCCATCATTACCCGGATGTTCAAGAAGAAAAAGGAGGTGCCTGAACGATGA
- the dctP gene encoding TRAP transporter substrate-binding protein DctP, producing MKKFLALALALAMTLSLAACGGKTDDSASDEEASGTNEPAETPEKPAEPITISISHSYTELDQVSVELNTAKKNIEERTNGAVIVNLYPNNTFGNLVDGVEAVAADSPLMLMAAYSQWEDLYYDASALQCGFVFETGEEFLKVMETDLFQKIVDEMDQVNIHALNCAFVGGMRHVIGKKPYTTPAEMKGLKLRVPNSTTYLECFEAMGASPMGMAASEQMGALSAGTIDALDQSISLMYSTKSYELVDQVTLLAQQPLADALFCSTKWWNSIPAEYQEIIEEELHEAGLRYNQYSVENESKMREEMEAAGVQFHEADRQAFLDMGCSDLVLKYGIGQELLDTLAEIRAAE from the coding sequence ATGAAAAAGTTTTTGGCTCTTGCACTGGCTCTGGCTATGACGCTGAGTCTGGCAGCCTGCGGCGGAAAAACGGACGACTCAGCATCCGATGAGGAAGCCTCCGGCACCAATGAGCCGGCCGAAACCCCTGAGAAGCCTGCGGAACCCATCACTATCAGCATTTCCCACTCCTATACGGAATTGGATCAAGTCAGCGTGGAGCTGAATACCGCCAAAAAGAACATCGAAGAGCGTACCAACGGCGCAGTGATCGTAAATCTGTACCCGAATAATACCTTTGGCAATCTGGTGGATGGTGTGGAAGCCGTTGCTGCCGATTCTCCCCTAATGCTGATGGCTGCATACAGCCAGTGGGAAGACCTGTACTATGATGCCAGTGCCCTGCAGTGCGGGTTTGTCTTTGAAACCGGCGAGGAATTCCTGAAAGTCATGGAGACAGATTTGTTCCAGAAGATCGTGGATGAAATGGATCAGGTGAATATCCATGCGTTGAACTGCGCTTTCGTAGGCGGTATGCGCCATGTGATCGGCAAGAAGCCCTATACCACGCCTGCCGAGATGAAGGGCCTGAAGCTGCGTGTTCCCAACTCTACCACTTATCTGGAGTGCTTTGAGGCAATGGGCGCCAGTCCCATGGGGATGGCGGCTTCCGAGCAGATGGGCGCCCTGTCTGCCGGCACCATCGACGCGCTGGACCAGTCCATCTCCCTGATGTATTCCACCAAGAGCTATGAGCTGGTGGACCAGGTCACCTTGCTGGCCCAGCAGCCTCTGGCGGATGCGCTGTTCTGCTCCACAAAGTGGTGGAACTCCATCCCCGCCGAGTATCAGGAAATCATTGAGGAAGAACTGCACGAGGCTGGTCTGCGCTATAACCAGTACTCTGTGGAGAATGAGAGCAAGATGCGCGAAGAGATGGAGGCCGCTGGCGTCCAGTTCCATGAAGCTGACCGTCAGGCCTTCCTGGATATGGGCTGCAGCGATCTGGTGCTGAAGTATGGCATTGGACAGGAGCTGCTGGATACTCTGGCGGAGATCCGCGCCGCAGAATGA
- a CDS encoding sn-glycerol-1-phosphate dehydrogenase: MELPQTPMELNTYLNQHFICPCGKEHFASLRAVRIGKDALYELPNLVKLMGFESLYLVSDAITYEIAGKACRKILEDAGIRNHLIQLTHTGFDEATLGELTIQMPMDCDLVIAVGTGAINDMVRFFSYRMGRPFYTVATAAPMDGFASSIAAIQSNHLKTTFDAQTPTAIIGDTEILKNAPYSMIAAGLGDLLGKFTCLCDWKLARLINGEHYCERIVELVENCVTKVLGDAEKVKARDPETMGKIMEGLVLAGVAMSLYGNSRPASGCEHHMSHYWEMIFEQTGKRPVPHGTQVGVGTVLILKLVEALRKTPVDFDAARASAIAYDPFSWENKIREAYGPAAQGVIDMESAAGKNETAGRLARIDRIEAHWEEILTLLEGLPSSDQIAHILCSLDSPCLPDQIGVDRTLLKKTYLYCKEVRARYTILQMIWDLGLLDTLSDHVIDTLPFADSSKEPLCHP; this comes from the coding sequence ATGGAACTGCCCCAAACGCCAATGGAGCTGAATACATATTTGAATCAGCACTTTATCTGTCCATGCGGAAAAGAGCACTTCGCTTCCTTGCGGGCCGTTCGAATTGGAAAAGATGCCTTATATGAACTGCCGAATTTGGTGAAGCTCATGGGGTTTGAGAGCCTCTATCTGGTCAGCGATGCGATTACCTATGAGATCGCCGGGAAAGCCTGTAGAAAAATTCTGGAAGATGCAGGAATTCGTAACCATCTCATTCAATTGACACATACAGGCTTTGATGAGGCAACATTGGGAGAATTAACGATCCAAATGCCGATGGACTGTGATTTGGTCATTGCGGTCGGAACCGGAGCGATCAACGATATGGTCCGGTTTTTCAGTTATAGAATGGGCCGTCCCTTCTACACTGTGGCAACAGCGGCCCCAATGGATGGCTTTGCTTCCAGCATTGCTGCGATTCAATCCAACCATTTGAAGACCACGTTTGATGCCCAGACGCCAACGGCAATTATCGGAGATACGGAGATTCTCAAGAACGCCCCCTATTCTATGATTGCCGCAGGCTTAGGAGACCTTCTTGGAAAATTCACATGTCTCTGCGACTGGAAGCTTGCTCGTCTTATCAACGGCGAGCATTATTGCGAGCGGATCGTGGAACTGGTGGAAAACTGCGTTACAAAGGTTTTGGGCGATGCCGAAAAGGTCAAAGCACGTGACCCGGAAACCATGGGGAAGATTATGGAGGGCCTTGTGCTTGCTGGTGTAGCAATGAGCCTTTACGGAAATTCCAGGCCAGCCTCTGGCTGCGAACACCATATGTCTCACTACTGGGAAATGATATTCGAACAGACCGGAAAAAGACCGGTTCCCCATGGAACACAAGTTGGTGTCGGCACAGTACTGATTTTGAAGCTGGTGGAGGCTCTGCGGAAAACTCCGGTAGATTTTGATGCGGCGCGTGCCAGTGCCATAGCCTATGACCCATTTTCTTGGGAAAATAAGATCCGGGAAGCCTATGGCCCCGCTGCTCAGGGCGTGATCGACATGGAGTCTGCAGCTGGAAAGAACGAGACTGCCGGCCGGCTCGCGCGAATCGACCGCATAGAGGCGCATTGGGAAGAAATTCTTACGCTGCTAGAAGGGCTGCCTTCCTCAGATCAGATTGCACATATCCTGTGTTCATTGGATTCCCCCTGCCTTCCGGATCAGATTGGTGTTGACCGGACATTGCTGAAAAAAACCTATCTCTATTGCAAGGAAGTGCGCGCACGGTATACGATTCTTCAAATGATTTGGGATCTCGGACTGCTGGACACACTTTCTGATCACGTGATCGACACACTGCCCTTTGCAGATTCATCAAAGGAGCCCCTTTGTCATCCGTAA
- a CDS encoding LacI family DNA-binding transcriptional regulator: MKKTKVTAKDVAKRAGVSPATVSMILSGKGSSKFPEKTCRRVIDACNELGYVRNGLLRSSVPDDKVLVAITPTLSNLYYVHMVEAMQRRAKELGYVLLAFDTFREIPQETRIMQVCNQFPFAGVCFLYPLENNMLMQQVEWVKPVVHIYDKGVHNNADILELDGFRIGRIIGEYLLQLGHQRIAFVTSTFETKQVTRVRRLEGLRAVYEEQGLDSIKNILVCSPESELSDAKAVPEGYELGYHMAKKLIERNENVTAFVAINDMIAIGIMDAITDSGKQIPTDYSVCGCDNTSVSKYKGISLTSVESYARQTGREAIDILVRKIEAGNHLSELEDSPDGITRVEYFPKLIVRKSTGPCENK; encoded by the coding sequence ATGAAGAAGACGAAGGTTACTGCCAAAGATGTAGCAAAGAGAGCAGGAGTATCTCCGGCTACCGTATCCATGATTTTAAGCGGAAAGGGAAGCAGTAAGTTTCCAGAGAAGACCTGCCGCAGGGTGATCGACGCTTGTAATGAGCTGGGCTACGTCCGAAACGGCCTTCTCCGGTCTTCTGTGCCGGATGACAAAGTTCTGGTGGCGATCACGCCGACACTGTCCAACCTTTACTATGTTCATATGGTGGAAGCCATGCAGCGCCGGGCCAAAGAGCTGGGTTACGTGCTGCTGGCCTTTGATACCTTTCGTGAAATCCCGCAGGAAACCCGAATCATGCAGGTCTGCAACCAGTTCCCGTTTGCGGGGGTTTGTTTCTTATACCCGTTGGAAAATAATATGCTGATGCAGCAGGTGGAGTGGGTGAAACCTGTGGTTCATATTTATGATAAAGGCGTCCATAACAATGCGGATATTTTAGAACTGGATGGTTTCCGTATTGGGCGGATCATCGGCGAATATCTGCTGCAGCTGGGCCATCAGCGGATCGCATTTGTCACATCTACGTTTGAAACAAAGCAGGTGACCCGGGTTCGCCGGCTGGAGGGATTGCGGGCCGTATATGAAGAACAGGGATTGGACTCGATTAAAAATATCTTAGTCTGCTCGCCGGAATCGGAGCTATCTGATGCAAAGGCTGTTCCGGAAGGTTATGAGTTGGGCTACCATATGGCGAAGAAGCTGATCGAGCGCAATGAAAATGTTACAGCATTCGTTGCCATCAATGATATGATCGCGATTGGAATCATGGATGCCATCACAGATTCCGGTAAACAGATCCCTACGGACTATTCTGTATGTGGCTGTGACAATACCAGCGTGTCCAAGTATAAGGGGATCTCTCTGACTTCGGTGGAGAGCTATGCGAGGCAGACCGGCCGGGAAGCCATCGATATTTTAGTTCGGAAGATTGAAGCAGGAAATCATCTTTCAGAGTTGGAAGATAGTCCGGATGGAATCACTCGGGTGGAATACTTTCCAAAGCTGATCGTGCGAAAAAGTACCGGCCCTTGCGAAAATAAGTAA
- a CDS encoding AAA family ATPase translates to MSAVFGRLQDETLDLGNGLNILQAPNETGKSTWCAFLLSMLYGINSRERERAGYIPDKIRYAPWSGAAMSGRLECRVEGRELTITRSTRRQAAPFGEFQAVYTGTGDAVSELTAQFCGEALLGVSREVFERSAFIRQAGLPISQDAGLERRIASLITSGEEETSYSEAAELLKKQLNRRRHNKTGQLPALEAKLQETERQTAEVLQMAEEFTRAQAQTEALSAQVSALESELGEHDRWEAARQQQALHEAASEALAAQQRAEALRQGIAQAHIPENDTIGRLRGAIVNLDTTRKAVEKARAERDEALKALLRAEAAVNESPFAGESAESARRSGQPASPSRIPGAIALRELAIFCLFTAIAAGAAYLLFSQGFSLSAPLSQILPWLVFAGVTAVGGVLSRLYRSRALSSLRDTALHKRFGTTNPNEISALADAYIQALNTRDTAQGEADRRSAAADTLYNSLTANEQALLLEVRRFAPSAFDLSAADQLLRTCAVRRRELQEAESEAASAKLRYDLLSQQTPELPDGELSQPARSRRAAEDELTQVRALLASARSAADQLSGRLGAAGDPVVLESSAALLRREIQELESEYGALKLAQETLERANTALQGRFSPALGKRASEIFSKLTGGRYSGVVLDRLFRLSAEPAGDPLYRDAALLSAGTADQLYLATRLAICDLVLPADRAVPIVLDDALANFDDERCAAALRWLRQEAERRQILLFTCHSREAEFFAGDAGVRIQRLTGPV, encoded by the coding sequence ATGAGCGCGGTTTTTGGCCGATTACAGGACGAGACTCTGGACCTGGGAAATGGTCTGAACATTTTACAGGCGCCCAACGAAACGGGTAAATCCACCTGGTGCGCCTTTTTGCTGTCCATGCTCTATGGCATTAACAGCCGTGAGCGTGAGCGGGCCGGCTACATTCCCGATAAAATCCGTTATGCCCCCTGGTCCGGTGCCGCCATGAGCGGGCGGCTGGAGTGCCGCGTGGAGGGCCGGGAGCTGACCATTACCCGCTCCACCCGACGGCAGGCCGCCCCTTTTGGCGAGTTTCAGGCCGTTTACACAGGAACCGGGGACGCCGTCTCGGAGCTGACCGCACAGTTCTGCGGCGAAGCTCTGCTGGGTGTCAGCCGGGAGGTTTTTGAGCGCAGCGCCTTTATTCGTCAAGCCGGATTGCCCATCAGCCAGGATGCCGGGTTAGAGCGGCGCATTGCGTCCCTGATTACCTCCGGGGAGGAGGAGACCTCCTATTCCGAGGCCGCCGAGCTTTTGAAGAAGCAGCTCAACCGCCGCCGCCACAATAAAACCGGCCAGCTGCCCGCTCTGGAGGCAAAGCTCCAGGAAACAGAACGGCAGACAGCGGAGGTCCTGCAGATGGCAGAGGAGTTCACCCGTGCCCAAGCTCAGACCGAGGCCCTCTCTGCTCAGGTCTCCGCCCTGGAGTCAGAGCTTGGAGAGCACGATCGCTGGGAGGCCGCCCGCCAGCAGCAGGCCCTTCATGAGGCCGCATCCGAGGCGCTTGCCGCACAGCAACGCGCAGAGGCGCTGCGCCAGGGCATTGCGCAGGCGCATATTCCCGAAAACGACACCATTGGACGGCTCCGGGGGGCGATTGTCAACCTGGACACCACCCGCAAGGCTGTGGAAAAGGCCCGGGCAGAGCGGGACGAGGCCCTGAAGGCCCTGCTGCGGGCGGAAGCCGCAGTGAACGAGAGTCCCTTTGCCGGCGAGAGCGCCGAAAGCGCCCGGCGCTCTGGGCAGCCCGCTTCCCCCAGCCGGATTCCAGGCGCTATAGCCCTGCGGGAGCTGGCGATCTTCTGTTTGTTTACAGCCATAGCGGCCGGAGCCGCATATTTGCTGTTCTCTCAAGGCTTCTCCCTCTCTGCGCCTCTCTCCCAAATTCTTCCCTGGCTTGTATTCGCAGGAGTCACAGCCGTAGGCGGCGTGCTCTCCCGGCTCTACCGCAGCCGCGCACTGAGCAGCCTGCGAGACACGGCTCTGCATAAACGCTTTGGCACTACAAATCCTAATGAGATCTCCGCCCTGGCTGACGCCTATATCCAAGCGCTGAATACCCGAGACACCGCCCAGGGGGAGGCTGACCGCCGCTCCGCAGCCGCCGACACCCTCTATAATAGCCTCACCGCCAATGAGCAGGCGCTTTTATTGGAGGTCCGCCGTTTTGCCCCCTCTGCCTTTGACCTCTCCGCCGCAGACCAGCTGCTGCGCACCTGCGCCGTCCGGCGCCGGGAACTTCAAGAGGCTGAGTCCGAAGCCGCCAGCGCCAAACTGCGCTATGATCTGTTGTCCCAGCAAACCCCGGAGCTTCCTGACGGGGAGCTTTCGCAGCCAGCCAGGAGCCGCCGTGCGGCAGAGGATGAGCTGACCCAGGTCCGCGCTCTTCTGGCCTCTGCCCGTTCTGCTGCGGACCAGCTCTCCGGCCGGCTCGGCGCGGCGGGGGACCCGGTGGTGTTGGAATCTTCCGCGGCCCTTCTGCGCCGTGAAATTCAGGAATTGGAGAGCGAGTACGGCGCCCTGAAGCTCGCCCAGGAGACACTGGAGCGTGCCAATACCGCCCTGCAAGGCCGCTTCTCTCCGGCCCTTGGAAAGCGGGCCTCGGAGATTTTCAGCAAGCTCACTGGCGGCCGCTACAGCGGCGTGGTACTGGACCGGCTGTTCCGCCTCTCCGCCGAGCCCGCCGGGGACCCTCTGTACCGGGACGCGGCGCTGCTCTCTGCGGGTACGGCGGATCAGCTGTATCTTGCAACGCGGCTGGCCATCTGTGACCTGGTGCTGCCGGCGGACCGGGCGGTCCCCATCGTCCTGGATGACGCGCTGGCCAATTTTGACGACGAGCGCTGCGCGGCTGCCCTGCGCTGGCTCCGGCAGGAAGCTGAGCGCCGCCAGATTCTTCTCTTCACCTGCCACAGCCGGGAGGCGGAATTTTTTGCAGGCGACGCTGGGGTCCGTATTCAGCGGTTGACGGGGCCGGTCTGA
- a CDS encoding Mrp/NBP35 family ATP-binding protein has protein sequence MSECTHECSTCGESCSQRQEPQSLLKELNPAARVGKVYGVVSGKGGVGKSMTTCQLAVTMRRRGYQVGVLDADVTGPSIPKAFGLHQQATGSEAGMNPVLTRTGIQVMSTNLLLANETDPVIWRGPVISGVVQQFWTDVLWNCDYLFVDMPPGTGDVSLSVFQSIPLDGILIVASPQELVSMVVEKAVKMAEMMEVPILGVVENMSYVACPDCGQHIHLFGQGKTREAAERHSLPLLAEMPIDPALAALVDAGDIESFEGSWLDGAADRLEGK, from the coding sequence ATGAGCGAATGCACCCATGAGTGCTCCACCTGCGGCGAGAGCTGCAGCCAGCGGCAGGAGCCCCAGTCCCTGCTGAAGGAGCTGAATCCGGCAGCCCGAGTGGGCAAGGTTTACGGCGTGGTGTCCGGCAAGGGCGGCGTTGGAAAGTCCATGACCACCTGCCAGCTGGCAGTAACCATGCGGCGCCGGGGCTATCAGGTAGGCGTGCTGGATGCCGACGTCACCGGCCCCTCCATTCCCAAGGCCTTTGGCCTCCACCAGCAGGCCACCGGCAGTGAAGCCGGGATGAATCCCGTCCTTACCCGCACCGGCATCCAGGTCATGTCCACGAACCTGCTGCTGGCGAATGAGACTGACCCGGTGATCTGGCGCGGGCCTGTGATCTCCGGCGTGGTCCAGCAGTTCTGGACGGATGTTCTCTGGAACTGCGACTACCTGTTTGTGGATATGCCTCCGGGTACTGGCGACGTGTCCCTCAGCGTGTTTCAGTCCATTCCCCTGGACGGCATCCTGATTGTGGCCTCGCCCCAGGAGCTGGTGAGCATGGTGGTGGAAAAGGCTGTGAAGATGGCGGAGATGATGGAGGTTCCCATCCTCGGTGTGGTGGAGAACATGAGCTATGTGGCCTGTCCGGACTGCGGCCAGCACATTCATCTCTTCGGCCAGGGCAAGACCCGCGAGGCCGCCGAGCGCCACAGCCTGCCCCTGCTGGCGGAAATGCCCATCGACCCGGCCCTGGCCGCGCTGGTGGACGCTGGCGACATCGAGTCCTTTGAGGGCTCCTGGCTGGATGGCGCCGCCGACAGGCTGGAGGGAAAATAA
- a CDS encoding xanthine phosphoribosyltransferase — MQELRERIVKEGKVLPGNIIKVDGFLNHRIDTELMEHIAVEFGKHFNMDEVTVVLTAEASGIALAAVVAHHFHKPMIFAKKAKSDNIEGGLYQSDIFSYTYKKKVTLLVSKEWLCADDKVLIVDDFMANGEAMRGLCDIVSTAGATLVGIGCAVEKGFQGGGDRLRAAGVNLKSLAIIESAEPGNIVFRDED, encoded by the coding sequence ATGCAGGAGCTGCGGGAGCGCATTGTAAAAGAGGGCAAGGTTCTGCCCGGCAACATTATTAAGGTGGATGGTTTTTTGAACCACCGCATTGATACGGAACTCATGGAACATATTGCCGTGGAGTTTGGCAAACACTTCAATATGGATGAGGTGACTGTGGTTCTCACCGCGGAGGCCTCCGGCATCGCACTGGCCGCCGTAGTGGCCCACCATTTCCACAAGCCCATGATCTTTGCCAAGAAGGCCAAGAGCGACAATATTGAGGGCGGCCTCTACCAGAGCGATATTTTCTCCTACACTTATAAAAAGAAGGTTACGCTTCTGGTCAGCAAGGAGTGGCTCTGTGCCGATGACAAGGTCCTGATCGTGGACGACTTCATGGCCAATGGAGAGGCCATGCGGGGCCTGTGCGATATCGTGAGCACCGCCGGGGCCACGCTGGTGGGCATCGGCTGCGCCGTGGAAAAGGGCTTCCAGGGCGGCGGCGACCGGCTGCGCGCCGCTGGCGTCAACTTGAAATCCCTGGCTATCATTGAGTCCGCCGAGCCGGGCAACATTGTGTTCCGGGACGAGGACTGA